A portion of the Bombina bombina isolate aBomBom1 chromosome 11, aBomBom1.pri, whole genome shotgun sequence genome contains these proteins:
- the NIF3L1 gene encoding NIF3-like protein 1, giving the protein MLLDLPLRFLCRPISLSWLTQSRKIMDLCSVISRLNALTPPALAESWDNVGLLVEPSPPHQVRKLLLTNDLTEDVLEEALQLGANMVLSYHPPIFKALKRLTWTGWKERLMVKALENRLAIYSPHTACDALPNGVNDWLGRALGTCVSIPLCPSSSLSHPGGFGHLLEFSCDPSHTVMSRLKSLQDVSVRFYPVRQDGKDGSRISLSCSQKALLQVLPILAEDEQVYRNVELLALQKPPMSDTGMGRLCTLPEPISIATALERAKEHLGLPHLRLALGRGKTLESLVSFMAVCAGSGSSILSGVSADLYLTGEMSHHDVLDAVSEGRSVILCEHSNSERGYLQELRGQIEEKLDRKVQVLVSQKDQDPLQVV; this is encoded by the exons ATGTTGCTAGATTTGCCCCTGAGGTTCCTCTGCCGTCCAATATCTCTCAGTTGGTTGACCCAGAGCCGTAAGATCATGGACCTCTGTAGTGTAATCTCCCGTTTAAATGCTTTGACACCCCCAGCACTAGCGGAGAGCTGGGATAACGTTGGTCTTCTAGTGGAGCCCAGTCCCCCTCACCAGGTACGGAAGCTTCTGCTAACGAATGACTTGACTGAGGATGTGCTAGAAGAGGCCCTACAGCTGGGGGCCAACATGGTCCTCTCTTATCACCCACCCATCTTCAAAGCCCTGAAACGTCTCACCTGGACAGGATGGAAGGAGAGGCTAATGGTCAAAGCTTTGGAGAATCGGCTCGCTATATACTCCCCACACACGGCCTGTGATGCACTGCCCAACGGGGTCAATGACTGGCTGGGGAGGGCACTTG GTACTTGTGTTTCCATCCCGCTCTGCCCTTCCTCATCTCTCTCACACCCGGGTGGTTTTGGGCATCTCTTGGAGTTTAGCTGTGACCCCTCTCATACTGTCATGTCCAGACTGAAATCCCTACAGGATGTCTCTGTGCGGTTTTACCCAGTCAG ACAGGATGGAAAGGATGGGTCCCGCATAAGCTTAAGCTGCTCCCAGAAAGCTTTGCTGCAGGTGCTTCCCATACTGGCAGAGGATGAGCAGGTGTATCGAAACGTGGAGCTCCTCGCCTTACAGAAG CCTCCTATGTCGGATACAGGGATGGGGCGTCTCTGCACACTGCCCGAACCCATATCTATAGCAACAGCTCTAGAGCGTGCCAAGGAGCACCTGGGCCTGCCGCACCTGCGCCTGGCATTAGGACGGGGCAAAACCTTAG AATCCCTTGTGAGTTTTATGGCTGTCTGCGCAGGGTCAGGGAGCAGCATTCTAAGTGGGGTTTCTGCTGATCTCTATCTCACAG GTGAGATGTCTCACCACGATGTCCTTGACGCAGTATCTGAGGGGCGCAGTGTGATTCTTTGTGAGCACAGTAATTCTGAGCGTGGATATCTGCAGGAACTTCGGGGGCAGATTGAGGAAAAGCTGGATAGAAAGGTGCAAGTTCTGGTGTCACAGAAAGACCAAGACCCCCTGCAGGTGGTGTAG